Proteins encoded by one window of Kribbella italica:
- the tuf gene encoding elongation factor Tu: protein MAKSQFVRTKPHLNIGTMGHVDHGKTTLTAAITKVLAERDPSLNSFVAFDGIDRAPEEVQRGITINISHVEYETATRHYAHVDMPGHADYVKNMITGAAQVDAAILVVSAQDGAMPQTREHVLLAQRVGVPYLVVALNKADAVDDPELLDLVELEVRELLSEYGFPGDEVPVVRVSGLRALEGDPRWSASVGELLDAVDSYVPTPDRELGEPFLMPIENVLTISGRGTVVTGAVERGALKLGDAVEVVGLGPTVVSTAIGMETFGKSLESAEAGDNAAILLRGVKRDEVRRGQVVALPGSVTPHRKFRATLHALSTAEGGRHSPFGAEYRPQFYIRTTDVDGGIDLGEIALVMPGDTIELGVELAKPVALNVGLGFAVREGGHTVAAGTVTELLD from the coding sequence ATGGCCAAGAGCCAGTTCGTGCGGACCAAGCCGCACCTGAACATCGGAACCATGGGGCACGTCGACCATGGCAAGACCACGCTGACCGCCGCGATCACCAAGGTGCTCGCCGAGCGCGACCCGAGCCTCAACTCGTTCGTCGCCTTCGACGGGATCGACCGGGCGCCCGAGGAGGTCCAGCGCGGGATCACCATCAACATCTCGCACGTCGAGTACGAGACCGCCACCCGGCACTACGCGCACGTGGACATGCCGGGCCACGCCGACTACGTGAAGAACATGATCACCGGTGCCGCCCAGGTGGACGCCGCGATCCTGGTCGTGTCGGCGCAGGACGGCGCCATGCCGCAGACCCGTGAGCACGTGCTGCTCGCGCAACGCGTCGGGGTTCCGTACCTGGTGGTCGCGCTGAACAAGGCGGACGCCGTCGACGACCCCGAGCTGCTCGACCTGGTCGAGCTGGAGGTCCGGGAGCTGCTGTCGGAGTACGGCTTCCCGGGTGACGAGGTGCCGGTGGTGCGTGTCTCCGGACTGCGTGCCCTGGAAGGCGACCCGCGGTGGAGCGCCTCCGTGGGCGAGCTGCTGGACGCCGTCGACAGCTACGTGCCGACGCCGGACCGTGAGCTGGGCGAGCCGTTCCTGATGCCGATCGAGAACGTGCTCACCATCAGCGGTCGCGGCACCGTCGTCACCGGTGCGGTCGAGCGCGGCGCGCTCAAGCTCGGCGACGCCGTCGAGGTGGTCGGGCTCGGTCCGACGGTCGTCAGTACGGCGATCGGCATGGAGACGTTCGGCAAGTCGCTGGAGTCCGCGGAGGCGGGTGACAACGCGGCGATCCTGCTGCGTGGCGTGAAGCGCGACGAGGTCCGTCGCGGTCAGGTCGTCGCCTTGCCGGGCAGTGTGACGCCGCACCGGAAGTTCCGGGCGACGCTGCACGCGCTGTCGACCGCCGAGGGTGGCCGGCACAGCCCGTTCGGCGCGGAGTACCGGCCGCAGTTCTACATCCGGACCACCGACGTGGACGGTGGCATCGACCTGGGCGAGATCGCCCTGGTGATGCCCGGTGACACGATCGAGCTGGGTGTCGAGCTGGCCAAGCCGGTCGCGCTGAACGTCGGTCTCGGCTTCGCCGTCCGCGAGGGCGGCCACACCGTCGCCGCCGGCACGGTGACCGAACTGCTCGATTGA
- a CDS encoding aldo/keto reductase has translation MQQRTLGRQGLTVSALGLGTMGMTMAYGDADPEGGLATIRRAHELGITFFDTAELYGGGTGSNEQLLGQGVKGFRDEVVLATKFGFDMTKNQLDGQVLNSRPENIRQVAENSLRYLGTDHLDVFYQHRPDPAVPIEEVAGVVGELIQAGKVRYFGLSEAGPETIRRAHAVQPVSVLQTEYSLFEREVEDTVLPVVRELGIGFVPYSPLGRGFLTGDVRPGNEYPESDMRSFDDRWQGKNYEANVAAVQELKVFAESKGATVTQLALAWLLAQGDDIVPIPGTRKVHRVEENAGAATVELTAADLDRIREILPHGSYGSRYLAKHMPEWAR, from the coding sequence ATGCAGCAGCGCACACTCGGCCGGCAGGGCCTGACCGTCTCGGCACTGGGTCTCGGCACGATGGGCATGACGATGGCGTACGGCGACGCCGACCCCGAGGGCGGTCTGGCCACGATCCGGCGGGCCCACGAGCTCGGGATCACCTTCTTCGACACCGCCGAGCTGTACGGCGGCGGGACCGGCAGCAACGAGCAGCTGCTCGGGCAGGGGGTGAAGGGCTTCCGGGACGAGGTGGTGCTGGCCACCAAGTTCGGCTTCGACATGACGAAGAACCAGCTCGACGGCCAGGTGCTGAACAGCCGGCCCGAGAACATCCGGCAGGTCGCGGAGAACAGCCTTCGCTACCTGGGCACCGACCACCTGGACGTCTTCTACCAGCACCGGCCCGACCCGGCCGTGCCGATCGAGGAGGTCGCCGGGGTGGTCGGCGAGCTGATCCAGGCCGGCAAGGTCCGGTACTTCGGGCTGAGCGAGGCCGGGCCGGAGACGATCCGGCGGGCGCACGCGGTGCAGCCGGTGTCGGTGCTGCAGACGGAGTACTCGCTGTTCGAGCGCGAGGTCGAGGACACGGTGCTGCCCGTCGTACGGGAGCTGGGGATCGGGTTCGTGCCGTACTCGCCGTTGGGGCGCGGGTTCCTGACCGGGGACGTGCGGCCGGGCAACGAGTACCCGGAGTCGGACATGCGGAGCTTCGACGATCGCTGGCAGGGCAAGAACTACGAGGCGAACGTCGCGGCGGTGCAGGAGCTGAAGGTGTTCGCGGAGAGCAAGGGGGCCACGGTGACACAGCTGGCGCTGGCGTGGCTGCTGGCGCAGGGCGACGACATCGTGCCGATCCCGGGGACGCGCAAGGTGCACCGCGTCGAGGAGAACGCCGGCGCGGCCACGGTGGAGCTGACGGCGGCCGACCTGGACCGGATCCGGGAGATCCTGCCGCACGGCTCGTACGGGAGCCGTTACCTGGCCAAGCACATGCCGGAGTGGGCCCGCTGA
- a CDS encoding DUF4031 domain-containing protein has product MILIDPPVWPGWDRVWSHLVSDESYDELHAFARKVGIPARGFDRDHYDVPSDLYDDMVAAGATPVESRVLVRRLIDSGLRHRKGAPGN; this is encoded by the coding sequence GTGATCCTGATCGACCCACCGGTCTGGCCGGGCTGGGACCGGGTCTGGTCGCACCTGGTGAGCGACGAGTCGTACGACGAACTGCACGCGTTCGCCCGCAAGGTCGGCATCCCGGCGCGGGGGTTCGACCGTGACCACTACGACGTCCCGTCCGACCTGTACGACGACATGGTGGCCGCGGGCGCGACGCCGGTGGAGAGCCGGGTCCTGGTGCGCAGGTTGATCGACTCCGGCCTCAGACACAGAAAAGGTGCCCCGGGCAACTAG
- a CDS encoding mandelate racemase/muconate lactonizing enzyme family protein: protein MKIAELELVALPGADDWPVLVAVVRTDDGLTGIGEVGMRGRERAAVGVVEDLRPLLVGVDATRIEHIWQVGFRSVFFPSDRHHGSVLAGIDQALWDLRGQALGVPVFSLLGGRSRDYVPAYAHVRGGGMDDVLNHAAELAEAGWKHLRFTAWDPREPEYDARRAVRWTVELMQELRAGLGDEIELLIDAHTRLDLAEAVQLCRELEPVRPFFVEDPLRSEHLAAYKSLRGRVGVPLAAGEQFVTKWEFRQLVEDELIDHARIDLGHTGITEGRKIAALCETHHVQLALHNSIGPVCTAASTQLTTALPNVSVQEQAHRFASQVGAFTSSVVLEPGRLIASDTDPGIGIKADLSQATAPQTATIPRLHRPDGSVTNW, encoded by the coding sequence GTGAAGATTGCTGAGCTCGAGCTGGTGGCGTTGCCCGGTGCTGACGACTGGCCGGTGCTGGTCGCGGTGGTGCGGACCGACGACGGGCTGACCGGGATCGGTGAGGTCGGGATGCGTGGCCGGGAGCGGGCCGCGGTGGGGGTCGTGGAGGACCTTCGGCCGTTGCTGGTGGGCGTCGACGCGACGCGGATCGAGCACATCTGGCAAGTGGGGTTCCGCTCGGTGTTCTTCCCGTCGGACCGGCATCACGGGTCGGTGCTGGCCGGGATCGACCAGGCGTTGTGGGACCTGCGGGGGCAGGCGCTCGGCGTACCGGTGTTCTCGTTGCTGGGTGGGCGGTCGCGGGACTACGTGCCGGCGTACGCGCATGTGCGGGGTGGCGGTATGGACGACGTGCTGAACCACGCTGCCGAGTTGGCCGAGGCGGGGTGGAAGCACCTGCGGTTCACGGCGTGGGACCCGCGGGAGCCCGAGTACGACGCTCGGCGGGCGGTCCGGTGGACTGTGGAGCTGATGCAGGAGCTGCGGGCTGGGCTGGGCGACGAGATCGAGCTGCTGATCGACGCGCACACCCGGCTCGACCTGGCTGAGGCGGTGCAATTGTGCCGGGAGCTGGAGCCGGTGCGGCCGTTCTTCGTCGAGGACCCGCTGCGGAGCGAGCACTTGGCGGCGTACAAGTCACTACGTGGGCGGGTCGGGGTGCCGCTGGCGGCGGGCGAGCAGTTCGTCACCAAGTGGGAGTTCCGGCAGTTGGTGGAGGACGAGCTGATCGACCACGCCCGGATCGACCTCGGGCACACCGGGATCACCGAGGGCCGCAAGATCGCCGCGCTCTGCGAGACGCACCACGTCCAGCTGGCGCTGCACAACTCGATCGGCCCGGTCTGTACGGCGGCCTCGACGCAGCTCACCACGGCGCTCCCGAACGTGAGCGTCCAGGAGCAGGCTCATCGGTTCGCGTCGCAGGTCGGTGCGTTCACCAGCAGCGTCGTACTGGAGCCTGGGCGGCTGATTGCCTCGGACACCGATCCTGGCATCGGCATCAAGGCCGACCTGTCTCAGGCCACGGCGCCGCAGACTGCCACCATCCCACGGCTGCACCGGCCGGACGGCTCAGTCACCAACTGGTGA
- a CDS encoding ArsR/SmtB family transcription factor, translating into MDTVSTSKQLPQPDRGEIRVDAVLQALGEPVRLIIVRALADVPEGIACGELDLPVTASTRAHHLRTLRESGVLTTRTEGTRRISSLRREDLDALYPGLLDGVLAAEQ; encoded by the coding sequence ATGGACACCGTGAGCACCTCGAAACAGCTGCCGCAGCCCGATCGCGGCGAGATCCGCGTGGACGCCGTGCTGCAGGCCCTCGGCGAGCCGGTCCGGCTGATCATCGTGCGCGCGCTGGCGGACGTCCCCGAAGGCATCGCCTGCGGAGAGCTCGACCTGCCCGTGACCGCGTCGACCCGCGCTCACCACCTGCGCACGCTGCGCGAGTCCGGTGTCCTCACCACTCGCACCGAAGGCACCCGCAGGATCAGCAGCCTGCGCCGCGAGGACCTGGACGCCCTGTACCCCGGCCTGCTCGACGGCGTACTCGCCGCCGAGCAGTAG
- a CDS encoding PQQ-binding-like beta-propeller repeat protein: MVALRERWNEPIPGSETLADDLIARYVGRNRRAYRDHYLDTVLSSLDSLLQLSTDPTSVRLAAWFHRAVHEPGGDPAEDAEASARLAEELLPQYGVAPIRIAEIARLVRLTGELATPPTDSYAPPRRDANGDVLLDAVNSVLATDPSRYTAHAAEVRRDAGERTIAMARRYDEVRALLDGHLYRTQLARQRMGAVARVNLETELAGLDSELPAPWRGWQQAALAAAATFGAIAAVVVAIAAAGAPWQVPVVDVESGWPPIGLAVFSFFSAPLLFRSARSNTQRAKLISGTVIAVATTGLLVAWAQVPTTNPAVGVGLRIPLLISALILLLIAGTAAMVASLLRTRAARYTPTRNVGQQLAWLAVPGVIALVLLLIVQPLSRNYVLESNERVEGSAPPAGAAPRSVLDGRVAWVSRALTGAGAEEAVSTPYGIAVPRQTGSVEMLDAATGELRWRYSRSDSDEKPNIAATGDGRYVLAEFTDIGYLLLDAETGHRQAAWPGRTRDRAIVQADPLLTRQEVSRSSDTLRGVDPDGNERWSYEPGRCTSVEAAATADTVVAFLGHSCDDKPDDIVGLDLKTGKELWSKSPSNLFRRSVVVGGLVIVAEQGEEANAPGALVAVEPRTGEIKWRWPVPRDWSCRTFLSPAGKLLIVVDCPGPDTRQNNKTVVTAIDAASGRTAWQTTAAVSPRARVAVTEDARVVSLARGFDGCYANSIARTGLRRTRLPEGISCSRDIRAVGNLLLTSGNSSIIALR; encoded by the coding sequence GTGGTGGCCCTGCGCGAGCGATGGAACGAGCCGATCCCCGGCTCCGAGACGTTGGCCGACGATCTGATCGCCAGGTACGTCGGACGCAATCGCCGCGCCTACCGTGATCACTACCTCGACACCGTGCTGTCCTCGCTGGACTCCCTGCTGCAGCTGAGCACCGACCCCACCTCCGTCCGGCTGGCCGCGTGGTTCCACCGGGCGGTGCACGAGCCGGGTGGCGACCCCGCCGAGGACGCCGAAGCCTCTGCCCGGCTGGCCGAGGAGCTGCTGCCGCAGTACGGCGTAGCTCCGATCCGCATCGCCGAGATCGCCCGGCTGGTCCGGCTGACCGGTGAGCTCGCCACTCCCCCGACCGACTCGTACGCACCCCCACGCCGTGACGCGAACGGCGACGTCCTGCTGGACGCCGTGAACTCCGTCCTGGCCACCGACCCGAGTCGCTACACCGCCCACGCCGCCGAAGTACGCCGGGACGCGGGCGAGCGGACCATCGCCATGGCCCGCCGGTACGACGAAGTGCGCGCCCTGCTCGACGGTCACCTCTACCGGACCCAGCTGGCGCGGCAGCGCATGGGCGCGGTCGCCCGGGTCAACCTGGAGACCGAGCTGGCCGGCCTCGACAGCGAACTCCCTGCGCCCTGGCGCGGCTGGCAGCAGGCAGCGCTGGCGGCTGCCGCGACCTTCGGCGCGATCGCAGCCGTCGTGGTGGCCATCGCCGCGGCCGGCGCTCCCTGGCAGGTCCCGGTGGTGGACGTCGAGTCCGGCTGGCCTCCGATCGGGCTGGCCGTCTTCTCCTTCTTCTCTGCCCCGCTGCTCTTCCGGAGCGCACGCAGCAACACCCAGCGGGCCAAGCTCATCTCCGGCACGGTGATCGCCGTCGCCACGACCGGACTGCTCGTCGCCTGGGCACAGGTCCCGACGACCAACCCTGCTGTGGGTGTGGGGCTCCGCATCCCGCTGCTGATCTCCGCACTGATCCTGCTGCTCATCGCCGGCACCGCTGCGATGGTCGCCTCTCTGCTGCGGACCAGAGCCGCCCGCTACACCCCGACCCGGAACGTCGGCCAGCAACTGGCCTGGCTGGCCGTGCCCGGCGTGATCGCCCTCGTCCTGCTGCTGATCGTGCAGCCGCTGTCCAGGAACTACGTGCTCGAGTCCAACGAGCGGGTGGAAGGCTCAGCGCCTCCGGCGGGTGCCGCACCGCGCTCGGTGCTCGACGGCCGGGTCGCCTGGGTCAGCCGGGCACTGACCGGAGCAGGAGCCGAGGAGGCGGTCAGTACGCCGTACGGGATCGCTGTGCCGCGGCAGACCGGTTCGGTGGAGATGCTGGACGCCGCGACGGGTGAGCTGCGCTGGCGGTACAGCCGGTCGGACTCCGACGAGAAGCCGAACATCGCGGCGACCGGCGACGGGCGGTACGTGCTGGCCGAGTTCACCGATATCGGCTACCTGCTGCTCGACGCCGAGACCGGCCACCGGCAGGCGGCCTGGCCGGGACGGACCCGGGACCGCGCCATCGTCCAGGCCGATCCGCTGCTCACGCGGCAAGAGGTGAGCCGGAGCTCGGACACGCTCCGCGGGGTGGACCCGGACGGCAACGAGCGCTGGTCCTACGAGCCCGGCCGCTGTACGTCGGTCGAAGCGGCGGCCACCGCCGACACCGTGGTCGCGTTCCTCGGGCACAGTTGCGACGACAAGCCGGACGACATCGTCGGGCTCGATCTGAAGACCGGCAAGGAGCTGTGGAGCAAGTCGCCGAGCAACCTGTTCCGCCGGTCGGTCGTGGTCGGCGGACTGGTGATCGTGGCCGAGCAGGGCGAGGAGGCGAACGCGCCGGGCGCGCTGGTGGCGGTCGAGCCGCGGACCGGCGAGATCAAGTGGCGCTGGCCGGTGCCGCGCGACTGGTCCTGCCGGACGTTCCTCAGCCCGGCCGGCAAGCTGCTGATCGTGGTGGACTGTCCCGGCCCGGACACCCGGCAGAACAACAAGACCGTGGTCACAGCGATCGACGCCGCCAGCGGCCGGACGGCCTGGCAGACCACAGCCGCCGTGAGCCCACGTGCTCGGGTGGCCGTGACCGAGGACGCCCGGGTGGTCTCCCTGGCCCGCGGCTTCGACGGCTGCTACGCCAACAGCATCGCTCGCACCGGGCTGCGCCGGACCCGTTTGCCCGAGGGCATCTCCTGCAGCCGCGACATCCGGGCCGTGGGCAACCTGCTGCTGACCTCGGGCAACAGCAGCATCATCGCGCTGCGCTGA
- a CDS encoding copper homeostasis protein CutC, with product MGSLLEVIALHPADAEAAQEGGADRLELCAAMEADGLSPSVSTVSAIRRVTDLPLRVMLRLTDSFAVNGAELNRLTAMAQSYLGAGADGFVLGFLTPDNEVDAESTAALVSTFAGTPWTFHRAIDNVLEQRPAWRALRTLPGLDTVLTAGSSLGVQHGLDDLTALAKADPSVAGVMMAGGSLQPEHVPWLYQAGVRRFHVGSSVRQDGSWTKAYVNSRFVKAWRNLLDAQDAKETTA from the coding sequence ATGGGGTCGTTGCTCGAGGTGATCGCGTTGCATCCGGCGGATGCCGAGGCGGCTCAGGAGGGTGGGGCGGACCGGCTGGAGTTGTGCGCCGCGATGGAGGCGGACGGGCTGAGTCCGTCGGTGTCCACGGTGAGCGCGATCCGGCGGGTGACGGACCTGCCGTTGCGGGTGATGTTGCGGCTGACCGACTCGTTCGCGGTGAACGGGGCGGAGCTGAACAGGCTGACCGCGATGGCGCAGTCCTACCTGGGCGCCGGGGCCGACGGGTTCGTGCTGGGGTTCCTGACGCCGGACAACGAGGTCGACGCCGAGTCCACCGCCGCCCTGGTCAGCACGTTCGCCGGTACGCCGTGGACGTTCCATCGCGCGATCGACAACGTGCTGGAGCAGCGGCCCGCCTGGCGGGCTCTGCGGACGTTGCCGGGGCTCGACACGGTGCTGACCGCGGGCTCTTCGCTCGGCGTACAGCACGGTCTGGACGATCTGACCGCGCTGGCCAAGGCCGATCCGTCGGTGGCCGGCGTGATGATGGCGGGCGGCTCGCTGCAGCCCGAGCACGTGCCGTGGCTCTACCAAGCCGGCGTCCGCAGGTTCCACGTCGGGTCGTCGGTGCGCCAGGACGGTTCGTGGACCAAGGCGTACGTGAACTCGCGCTTCGTCAAGGCGTGGCGCAACCTGCTCGACGCCCAGGACGCCAAGGAGACGACCGCGTGA
- a CDS encoding LacI family DNA-binding transcriptional regulator: MSPGVTLKTVAQAVGVSPSTVSNAYNKPDQLSAALRERILSTAQELGYAGPDASARALRSGKAGAVGVLFTDKLAYAFSDPYAVGFLAGLAEVAEEFATSLLLMPLSSSDIQGGTNAVQQAAIDAAAIFCVAGGHPALDILRARGVAMVSTDRGDHPDLSWVAIDEVAAAAKLGKHLARLGHRDIVVLVDNSEPAGSQVVELTLDEVGYTDCELRIRGLQKEMPDARIRLVSGGHNAFSSGVIGAEWVLDSQERPTAIVGLSDVLALGAMEAMKARGLVPGRDLTVAGFDDIPQAGTAGLTTVRQPIKDKGRTVGRVLLDPSVEERQILLPTELVVRASSGPAPRN, encoded by the coding sequence ATGTCGCCGGGAGTCACGCTCAAGACCGTCGCGCAGGCTGTCGGGGTGTCGCCGTCGACCGTCTCGAACGCCTACAACAAGCCGGACCAGCTGTCGGCCGCACTGCGGGAGCGGATCCTCAGCACGGCCCAGGAGCTGGGGTACGCCGGGCCGGACGCTTCGGCGCGGGCGCTGCGGAGCGGGAAGGCGGGGGCCGTCGGGGTGCTGTTCACCGACAAGCTCGCCTACGCGTTCTCGGACCCGTACGCCGTGGGCTTCCTGGCCGGGCTCGCCGAGGTGGCCGAGGAGTTCGCGACCAGCCTGCTGCTGATGCCGCTGAGCTCGTCGGACATCCAGGGCGGGACGAACGCCGTGCAGCAGGCGGCGATCGACGCGGCGGCGATCTTCTGCGTCGCGGGCGGGCACCCGGCGCTCGACATCCTGCGGGCGCGGGGCGTCGCGATGGTGTCGACCGACCGGGGCGACCACCCCGACCTGTCGTGGGTCGCGATCGACGAGGTCGCGGCCGCGGCGAAGCTCGGCAAGCACCTGGCGCGACTCGGGCACCGCGACATCGTCGTACTGGTCGACAACTCCGAGCCGGCCGGGTCGCAGGTGGTCGAACTGACGCTGGACGAGGTCGGGTACACCGACTGCGAGCTGCGGATCCGTGGCTTGCAGAAGGAGATGCCGGACGCGCGGATCCGGCTGGTCTCCGGCGGGCACAACGCGTTCAGCTCCGGAGTGATCGGGGCCGAGTGGGTGCTCGACTCGCAGGAGCGGCCGACCGCGATCGTCGGGCTGAGCGACGTACTGGCGCTCGGCGCGATGGAGGCGATGAAGGCCCGCGGGCTGGTGCCCGGACGGGACCTGACCGTGGCCGGCTTCGACGACATCCCGCAGGCCGGGACCGCTGGACTGACGACGGTCCGGCAGCCGATCAAGGACAAGGGCCGGACGGTCGGGCGCGTGCTGCTCGACCCGTCGGTCGAGGAGCGGCAGATCCTGCTGCCGACCGAGCTGGTCGTTCGCGCCAGCAGCGGGCCCGCTCCGCGCAACTGA
- a CDS encoding TetR family transcriptional regulator, protein MGDGQATRRRILEAAAAEFAEHGIAGARVDRIAANAKANKAQLYAYYGNKDALFDAVLAEHVGSNLDQIPLTAEDLPGYAVRLYDAYVEHPELVRLATWSRLERSPTGDLFAAWEGHDKGKLAAIEAAQRDGQVVDDLAPLDIHSLLISLSHTWAAASLTHAAAPEDPDKTHERRRAALATTVRRALTP, encoded by the coding sequence ATGGGAGACGGACAGGCCACCAGACGGCGCATTCTCGAGGCCGCCGCCGCGGAGTTCGCCGAGCACGGCATCGCCGGCGCGCGCGTCGACCGGATCGCGGCGAACGCCAAGGCGAACAAGGCGCAGCTCTACGCCTACTACGGCAACAAGGACGCCCTGTTCGACGCCGTGCTGGCCGAACACGTCGGGTCGAATCTCGACCAGATCCCGCTGACCGCAGAGGACCTGCCGGGGTACGCCGTCCGCCTGTACGACGCCTATGTCGAACATCCTGAACTGGTCCGGCTCGCCACCTGGTCACGGCTCGAGCGGTCGCCGACCGGCGACCTGTTCGCCGCTTGGGAGGGCCACGACAAGGGCAAGCTGGCGGCGATCGAGGCGGCCCAGCGAGACGGCCAGGTCGTCGACGACCTGGCCCCGCTCGACATCCACTCACTGCTCATCTCGCTCTCCCACACCTGGGCCGCCGCGAGCCTCACCCACGCCGCAGCCCCGGAGGATCCTGACAAGACTCATGAGCGCCGCCGGGCGGCCCTGGCGACAACAGTCCGGAGGGCGCTGACTCCCTAG
- a CDS encoding Gfo/Idh/MocA family protein, with protein sequence MRFGLVGTGPWARKTHGPGLRATEGVELVGVWGRDAGRANALATDLGTTGYDDYAELLEVVDAVAFAVPPRVQATMALEAAAVGKHLLLDKPVADSLDDARALADEVANEGIASVVFFTGRFQPELRSFFAEVRERGGWKGGWARMLASLDAPGNPYSESKWRREQRGALWDVGPHALSNLSAMLGPVESLQAAGGEGDLVHLVLTHESGATSTASLSLSVPPAGINFETGIWGETGTALLPPTETSSVDAFAIAASELVAAAESGESHQIDAAFGTRVVELLASAESQLA encoded by the coding sequence ATGCGGTTCGGCTTGGTCGGCACCGGTCCCTGGGCCCGGAAGACGCATGGACCTGGTCTGCGGGCTACCGAGGGCGTCGAGCTGGTGGGGGTCTGGGGACGTGACGCCGGCCGCGCGAACGCGTTGGCTACAGACCTCGGGACCACTGGGTACGACGACTACGCTGAGTTACTCGAGGTTGTTGACGCTGTTGCTTTCGCCGTCCCACCGCGGGTGCAGGCCACGATGGCACTGGAGGCTGCGGCCGTCGGCAAGCACCTGCTGCTGGACAAGCCGGTCGCGGACTCGCTGGACGACGCTCGCGCGCTGGCCGACGAGGTCGCCAACGAGGGCATCGCGTCGGTGGTCTTCTTCACCGGGCGGTTCCAGCCGGAGCTGCGGTCGTTCTTCGCCGAGGTGCGTGAGCGGGGTGGCTGGAAGGGTGGCTGGGCCCGGATGCTGGCCTCGCTGGACGCGCCCGGCAATCCGTACAGCGAGTCCAAGTGGCGCCGCGAGCAGCGCGGGGCGCTCTGGGACGTCGGGCCGCACGCACTGTCCAACCTGAGCGCCATGCTCGGCCCGGTCGAGTCGTTGCAGGCTGCCGGAGGCGAGGGCGACCTGGTCCACCTGGTGCTGACCCACGAGTCCGGCGCGACCAGTACGGCGAGCCTGTCGCTGTCCGTGCCGCCGGCCGGGATCAACTTCGAGACCGGCATCTGGGGCGAGACCGGTACGGCGCTGCTCCCGCCCACGGAGACCTCGTCGGTGGACGCCTTCGCGATCGCCGCGTCGGAGCTGGTCGCCGCGGCCGAGTCCGGCGAGTCCCACCAGATCGACGCGGCCTTCGGCACCCGGGTGGTCGAGCTGCTCGCCTCCGCGGAGTCCCAGCTGGCCTAG